The following proteins are co-located in the Candidatus Tiamatella incendiivivens genome:
- a CDS encoding DUF432 domain-containing protein yields the protein MPEVYGAIKNSVIIGGYTVHVDDYGKNLKKYQRLTSTGEAVSTAVLPGDSVLLAEPSMPIFLPFQYESEALLIRLSEPVYVTPNYTSVFYLEAPFDVVVYDEDGEIIDIFTVEDPKYGLYGDPNNGVVCRYGKSGVYVSEEEIPRGKAVLPVKVRNSFHTTLKITLIVVPYRLLKAYYTKEGKIYYSIAKIELEDKNRAVVYASKEPPLKGLRQSRIDPFRRKGIFIPTEVGRFELEWGFSLPLTRLSPQS from the coding sequence TTGCCTGAAGTTTACGGAGCAATAAAAAACTCGGTGATCATAGGGGGCTATACTGTTCATGTGGATGACTATGGTAAGAATTTAAAGAAATACCAAAGACTAACAAGCACCGGTGAAGCAGTTTCCACAGCAGTGCTACCTGGAGACTCTGTATTATTGGCGGAGCCTTCCATGCCCATCTTCCTGCCTTTCCAGTATGAAAGTGAGGCATTACTGATAAGGCTTTCGGAGCCAGTATATGTTACTCCAAACTATACTTCAGTATTCTATTTAGAAGCTCCGTTTGACGTTGTAGTTTACGACGAGGACGGCGAGATCATAGATATATTCACAGTAGAGGATCCTAAGTACGGTCTTTATGGAGATCCGAATAATGGTGTCGTGTGCAGATATGGGAAATCAGGTGTCTACGTATCTGAGGAAGAAATACCTAGGGGGAAAGCAGTTTTACCCGTTAAAGTTAGAAACTCGTTTCATACGACTCTAAAGATAACATTAATCGTAGTTCCCTATAGACTGCTTAAAGCATACTATACCAAGGAAGGGAAGATTTACTATTCCATTGCTAAAATAGAATTAGAGGATAAGAATAGAGCAGTAGTTTACGCTTCCAAGGAACCTCCGCTCAAAGGTCTAAGGCAATCGAGAATAGATCCCTTCAGGAGAAAGGGGATATTTATACCAACT